In Bacillus sp. DX3.1, the following proteins share a genomic window:
- a CDS encoding isochorismate synthase produces MIQTKQKDLQEVLLTAIKCATDEKILVSFVKQIEWTDPLLFYAAGKQVAYENRCYFADPAQHVVFAGIGSAFTIANSAEKRFRNAREQWEKVLEKAMIHREAYEFGTGPLLFGGFSFDPQKEQTGLWKEFQDTTLLLPAFLLTVKNEKAWLTMNRFVSAEDCAETIYEEVVSLEEQILQESKQPLVEVKVNITSTLEVNPKQWMQAIVNVQEEMKKDNVQKVVLARELQLMMDQSMDSAHVLQALRMGQPDCYVFSFDYKGACFLGATPERLIRKEGETFTSMCLAGSMAHGTSIEEQQHNGDALLHDEKNLAEHGYVVNMIRSVLKEHCDSVDIPEHPGLLTTKNLLHLYTPVQATGNVPLLTMVEELHPTPALGGTPRLEAMQLIRDVELLDRGLYGAPIGWLDDQGNGEFAVALRCGLLQADKASLFAGCGIVIDSVPQLEYEETSLKFRPMLNALEELKK; encoded by the coding sequence GTGATTCAAACGAAACAAAAAGACTTACAAGAAGTGCTTCTTACAGCTATTAAATGTGCGACTGATGAAAAAATATTGGTCAGTTTTGTAAAACAGATAGAATGGACGGACCCGCTTCTTTTCTATGCAGCAGGGAAACAAGTTGCATATGAAAATAGATGTTATTTCGCAGACCCAGCTCAGCATGTGGTTTTTGCTGGAATTGGTTCTGCTTTCACTATAGCAAACTCTGCTGAAAAGCGCTTTCGAAATGCTCGTGAACAGTGGGAAAAGGTGCTGGAAAAAGCAATGATTCACCGAGAAGCATATGAATTTGGAACGGGTCCGCTTTTATTCGGTGGCTTTTCATTTGATCCACAAAAAGAGCAAACAGGTCTTTGGAAAGAATTTCAGGACACAACATTGTTGTTACCAGCTTTTCTATTAACAGTAAAAAATGAAAAAGCATGGCTAACAATGAATCGATTTGTTTCAGCTGAAGATTGTGCGGAGACAATTTATGAAGAGGTCGTCTCATTAGAAGAGCAGATTCTACAGGAGAGTAAACAACCGCTTGTGGAAGTAAAGGTAAATATAACTTCTACATTAGAAGTAAATCCAAAGCAATGGATGCAAGCAATTGTAAACGTGCAGGAAGAAATGAAGAAAGATAACGTACAGAAGGTTGTGTTGGCAAGGGAACTACAATTAATGATGGATCAAAGTATGGATTCCGCTCATGTTTTGCAAGCGCTTCGCATGGGACAACCAGATTGTTATGTATTTTCCTTTGATTATAAAGGTGCTTGTTTCTTAGGGGCAACGCCAGAGCGATTGATTCGAAAAGAAGGTGAGACATTTACATCTATGTGTCTTGCTGGTTCGATGGCTCACGGCACTTCTATAGAAGAACAACAGCACAATGGTGATGCACTTCTTCATGATGAAAAGAATTTGGCAGAGCACGGTTATGTAGTAAACATGATTCGCAGTGTATTAAAAGAGCATTGCGATTCGGTGGATATTCCTGAGCATCCAGGTTTATTGACAACAAAGAACTTACTTCATTTATATACACCTGTTCAAGCAACAGGTAATGTACCATTGCTTACGATGGTGGAAGAACTTCATCCAACACCAGCACTTGGTGGTACACCACGATTAGAAGCAATGCAGCTTATTCGTGATGTAGAGTTGCTAGATCGAGGGTTATATGGCGCTCCAATTGGCTGGCTGGATGATCAAGGAAATGGTGAATTTGCAGTGGCTTTGCGCTGCGGATTATTGCAGGCTGACAAGGCATCCTTATTTGCTGGCTGTGGTATTGTTATTGATTCAGTTCCGCAGCTTGAATATGAAGAAACAAGTTTAAAATTTAGACCGATGCTTAATGCTTTGGAGGAATTAAAGAAATGA
- a CDS encoding TraR/DksA C4-type zinc finger protein codes for MLTPQQLNHFKNILEKQQQELEQTLQNHESEDRASERESVGELSAYDNHPGDMGTELYEREKDLGLVEFWHKQLQDTKHALQSIQAGTYGICEVSGESIPLERLEAMPTATTCIEHTHNKLILGARPIEEELVEPPFGKYDMDSAVGYDAEDAWQDVALYGTSETPSDLERRDSKNFDEMYVDAEEPRGYVEDFENFIGTDMYGKNPQVYATEEHEEYEQMLDDFEERTYKGELSSDESGSKS; via the coding sequence ATGTTAACTCCACAACAGCTAAATCATTTTAAAAACATTTTAGAAAAACAACAACAAGAACTGGAACAAACTTTGCAAAATCATGAGAGTGAAGACCGGGCATCCGAACGTGAATCTGTTGGGGAATTATCTGCCTACGACAATCATCCAGGTGATATGGGTACCGAATTATATGAACGAGAAAAAGATTTAGGACTCGTTGAATTTTGGCATAAACAACTGCAAGATACAAAACATGCCCTGCAAAGCATACAGGCGGGCACATACGGGATTTGTGAAGTATCCGGCGAATCAATCCCATTGGAACGATTAGAAGCAATGCCCACTGCAACAACTTGTATAGAACATACGCATAATAAATTAATTTTAGGAGCACGTCCAATTGAAGAAGAATTAGTAGAGCCACCGTTTGGTAAATATGATATGGACAGCGCTGTTGGATACGATGCAGAAGATGCTTGGCAAGATGTTGCTTTATACGGAACGTCAGAAACACCATCTGATTTGGAACGCCGCGATTCCAAAAACTTCGATGAAATGTATGTAGATGCGGAAGAACCACGTGGTTATGTAGAAGATTTCGAGAATTTTATCGGAACAGATATGTATGGAAAGAACCCACAAGTGTATGCAACAGAAGAACATGAAGAGTATGAACAAATGCTTGATGATTTTGAGGAAAGAACATATAAAGGTGAACTTTCTTCGGATGAATC
- the menD gene encoding 2-succinyl-5-enolpyruvyl-6-hydroxy-3-cyclohexene-1-carboxylic-acid synthase: MTKHVEALSYYLGAFVDELARLHVCDVVISPGSRSTPLALLMAQHKQIKTYLHVDERSAAFFALGIAKAKKRPVAILCTSGTAAANYYPAICEAFHSRVPLLVLTADRPHELRDVGAPQAMNQLNLYGSFVKQFMEMALPEASEPMYHYARMTAGRAVASACFTPKGPVHINFPLREPLIPDFSLENLWEKGRGEYTGAVHQGNMTMKSEYVNSLTERLSSMKKGLIICGDNSHREIAEAVVRFAEQVGYPIVADPLSGIRSGNHDKTMVMDCYDTFLRNEVLRDTWKPDVIIRFGGMPVSKALTQYVKKQKEALHIVVDESGKWRDPALMATEVICANDVEFCNQLASSIAKREENDWFQMWQHINEKTKEQLREVETYETAFEGKVITDLIHVLPEKATLFVSNSMPIRDTDTFFFTTNKQINVMANRGVNGIDGIISTALGASTVCEPLVLVVGDLAFYHDLNGLLAAKLQQLNITIVVVNNDGGGIFSFLPQYEKKEHFEALFGTPLGLDYEHVVKMYGGSFERINGWEAFREEVQKGTTEEGLHVVELCTNREENLQLHRKLWTNIVKTITETLQGDAK; the protein is encoded by the coding sequence ATGACGAAACATGTAGAAGCATTGTCTTATTACTTAGGCGCGTTTGTCGATGAATTAGCGCGCCTACATGTATGCGATGTTGTTATTAGTCCAGGTTCGCGGTCAACACCGCTTGCTTTGCTAATGGCGCAGCATAAACAAATTAAAACCTATTTGCATGTGGATGAACGATCAGCTGCCTTTTTCGCGCTCGGTATCGCGAAAGCGAAGAAACGTCCTGTAGCGATTTTATGTACATCAGGAACAGCGGCAGCGAACTATTATCCGGCTATTTGTGAAGCGTTTCATTCACGAGTACCGCTACTTGTATTAACAGCAGATAGACCGCATGAATTGCGAGATGTGGGAGCACCGCAGGCGATGAATCAGCTGAATTTATATGGCTCCTTTGTGAAACAGTTTATGGAGATGGCTCTTCCGGAAGCGTCAGAACCGATGTATCATTATGCCCGTATGACAGCTGGGCGTGCTGTTGCAAGCGCATGCTTTACACCAAAGGGACCTGTCCATATTAATTTTCCACTTCGTGAGCCGTTAATTCCAGATTTCTCTTTAGAGAATTTATGGGAAAAAGGTCGAGGTGAATATACAGGGGCAGTTCATCAAGGAAACATGACGATGAAGAGTGAATATGTAAATTCTCTTACAGAGCGCCTTTCAAGTATGAAAAAGGGGCTTATTATTTGTGGAGATAATAGTCACCGAGAGATTGCTGAAGCTGTTGTGAGATTTGCGGAGCAAGTTGGTTATCCAATTGTTGCAGATCCGTTATCTGGAATTCGTAGCGGTAATCACGATAAAACAATGGTGATGGATTGTTATGATACATTCTTACGAAATGAAGTGCTGCGTGATACATGGAAGCCTGATGTTATTATTCGTTTCGGTGGTATGCCGGTTTCTAAGGCATTAACGCAATATGTTAAGAAACAGAAGGAAGCGCTGCATATCGTTGTGGATGAATCAGGAAAATGGCGAGATCCTGCTCTTATGGCAACGGAAGTGATATGTGCAAATGATGTAGAGTTTTGTAACCAACTTGCAAGCAGCATTGCTAAGAGAGAAGAGAATGATTGGTTCCAGATGTGGCAACATATAAACGAAAAAACGAAGGAACAACTTCGTGAAGTTGAAACATACGAAACAGCATTTGAAGGAAAAGTGATTACAGATCTTATACATGTTTTACCAGAGAAAGCGACTTTATTTGTGAGCAATAGTATGCCGATACGTGACACAGATACGTTCTTCTTTACAACAAATAAACAGATCAATGTGATGGCAAACCGTGGTGTGAATGGTATTGATGGTATTATTTCTACAGCATTAGGTGCGAGCACTGTTTGTGAACCACTTGTATTAGTTGTCGGCGATTTAGCATTTTATCACGATTTAAATGGGTTACTTGCAGCAAAATTACAGCAGTTAAATATAACCATTGTTGTTGTAAATAATGATGGTGGCGGAATTTTCTCCTTTTTACCGCAATATGAGAAAAAGGAACACTTTGAAGCATTATTTGGGACACCGCTTGGACTTGATTATGAGCATGTTGTGAAAATGTATGGTGGGTCATTTGAGCGTATAAATGGCTGGGAGGCGTTTCGCGAAGAAGTACAAAAAGGAACAACAGAAGAAGGTTTACATGTTGTGGAACTTTGTACGAACCGAGAAGAGAATTTACAGTTGCATCGTAAGTTATGGACTAATATAGTAAAGACAATTACCGAAACATTACAAGGTGACGCAAAATGA
- a CDS encoding 1,4-dihydroxy-2-naphthoate polyprenyltransferase, translating into MEMKMETNSSPMLPKPDKQTGWRIWWSLLRPHTLTAAFVPVFIGTAFAMQVEGINQIHLPLFFIMLLACLLIQAATNMFNEYFDYKRGLDHEGSVGIGGAIVRDGIPPKTVLNLAFGFFGIAILLGVYICMNSSWWLAAIGLVCMAVAYLYTGGPLPIAYTPFGELTAGLFMGVIIIGISFFIQTGTVTSEVVLLSIPNAILIGSILLSNNIRDLDGDKENGRNTLAIIVGRNNAIGVLASMFIISYIWTIALILVGIVSPWMLIVFLSAPKAFKATKGFIGKSIPMEMVPAMIATAKTNTIFGFLMGIGLLLGYFL; encoded by the coding sequence ATGGAAATGAAAATGGAAACGAACTCCTCTCCTATGCTCCCAAAGCCAGATAAACAAACTGGTTGGCGCATTTGGTGGAGTTTATTACGTCCTCATACATTAACAGCCGCTTTTGTTCCTGTTTTTATCGGAACAGCTTTTGCAATGCAAGTAGAGGGCATAAATCAAATACATCTTCCTCTTTTCTTTATCATGCTTCTCGCTTGTCTCCTCATTCAAGCAGCGACAAACATGTTTAATGAATACTTTGATTATAAAAGAGGTTTAGATCATGAAGGTTCGGTTGGCATCGGCGGCGCAATTGTCCGCGATGGCATTCCCCCAAAAACAGTGCTCAATTTAGCATTTGGATTCTTTGGTATCGCTATTTTATTAGGAGTTTACATTTGTATGAACTCCAGTTGGTGGCTTGCTGCAATCGGTCTTGTTTGTATGGCAGTCGCTTATCTTTATACGGGCGGTCCCCTTCCAATTGCCTACACGCCGTTTGGAGAACTAACAGCCGGATTATTTATGGGCGTTATTATTATTGGAATTTCATTTTTTATTCAAACGGGAACCGTAACATCAGAAGTGGTATTACTTTCTATCCCAAATGCAATTTTAATCGGATCAATTTTACTTTCCAATAATATTCGTGATTTAGATGGAGATAAAGAAAATGGTCGTAATACATTAGCCATTATCGTGGGTCGTAACAATGCAATCGGTGTCCTTGCATCGATGTTTATCATCTCCTATATTTGGACCATTGCTCTGATCCTTGTCGGAATCGTGTCACCGTGGATGCTTATCGTTTTCCTTAGTGCTCCGAAAGCATTCAAAGCAACAAAAGGCTTTATCGGCAAAAGCATTCCAATGGAAATGGTACCTGCCATGATTGCAACAGCAAAAACAAATACAATCTTTGGATTTTTAATGGGGATTGGTTTATTACTTGGATATTTCCTATAA